Within Synechococcus sp. NB0720_010, the genomic segment CCCAGACATGAATGTCCAGGCCAGCGCGGTGGGCCTTGTAGATCGGCGCCAGGGCCGTGCCCCAATCCACCGTGGCCAACCAACCGGCATTGCAGTGGGTCAGCACATTGAGGGTCTGACCGGGCCGAGCGGCCGCCAGCTCCTGGAAGAGCTCCAGGCCGTGCTCGCCGATGGCCTCGCACATGGCGACGTCCTCATCGGCGATGGCGCCGGCCTCAACCTGGGCCGCCTGGGCCCGCTCAGCTGGGGGCAGCGGCGCCACCCGATCACGAACACGCTCCAGCGCCCAGCGCAGGTTGACCGCCGTCGGGCGGGTGGCATTAAGCTGATCAAAGGCCGCCGCCAGGGAGTCATCGCTGGGGTCGACCTGCAGGGCGAGCATCAGGCCATAGGCCCCGGTGACACCGATCAGGGGGGCGCCGCGCACAACCATCGTGCGGATGGCCTCGGCCGCTTCATCGCAGCTGCGCAGCGTGCGGGTGGTGAACTGATGCGGCAGCTGGATCTGATCGATGACCCCGATCGAGCGGCCACCCGGCTCCAGCCAGATGGTGCGCCAGGCCTGGCCGTCGATCTTCATGGGTACCGATTGACTGCACCGATCATCCCCTGCGGCCCCGCTCAGATCGGGCGATAGCCCTGCCAATCGGGCACCTGGAGCTGGCTGGTCCCCTCGGGATCGGGGGAGAGCTGGACATGCCAACGCTCACCACCGAGCAACTCCAGCTGCTCGAGGGCCAGGCAGTCGTCCACAGCGCAGAGGTCGTCCTTGTGCTGCTGCAGCGCGCCGTGGAGCCACTGGCGTTTCGCCGCGGCCTTGGCCGCCTGGGAGCTGCGGGCCACCACCAGGCCGAACTGGTGCAATTCCGCCAGGGAGTCCGGGCGGTAGGCGCCCAGGTTGACGAACCAGAGCCGCTCGGGCCGGGGCGCGGCGGGCTCGCGCCCGAGGCTCACTGCCCAGCCATCGATCGCCCGCACCGCCATGTAGGCATCCAGGTGCAGACCCTCACGCCTCCCGAACCACTGCCGCTTGAGCTCCGGGATCGTGTCCTCGATGCAGTGGCCCGCGACAAAGCGGACGTCATGCAACTCGATCAGGCTGCTGGCGGTGCGTCCACCCAGGACCGCCAGAAATAGGGTTGGGGCGCTGGGGGATGGCGGCGTCATGGACCTGTTTCAGCGGCAGTGGGCCACCTACCGGGCTGTGTTGGATCACGACCTGATGGAGCACCAGGCCATGAGCCTGGCCTGCGGGCAGGTGCTGCGGCAGGTCTGTGCAACGGCCAAGGCCCCCAGCCTGGTGGATTTGGGCTGCGGCGATCTTGGCTTGCTGGCACCGCTGCTGCTGACGTTGCCCCTGGGGCACTACACGGGGCTGGACCTCTGCGCCGAGGTGCTGCCCCTGGCGCAAGCCGCCTTAAGCCAGGCCCCCTTCCCCCGCTCCTGGATGGCGGAGGATCTGCTGAGCTGGGCCAACGCGCCGCAGGCCGAGGCGGTAGAGGTAATCCACAGCAGCTATGCGGTGCATCACCTCCAGCAGGACCAGGACAAGGCCAACTGGCTCAGGGGATGCCGCAGACGCATCACCCCAGGCGGCCGCTTGATCTGGGTTGATGTCTTCCGCGAAGCCGGGGAAAGCCGAGAGGCCTATCTGGCCCGCTACGGGGGGCGGGTGGAGGGCTGGAACGCCCTTCGCCCCGACC encodes:
- the mtnA gene encoding S-methyl-5-thioribose-1-phosphate isomerase; this translates as MKIDGQAWRTIWLEPGGRSIGVIDQIQLPHQFTTRTLRSCDEAAEAIRTMVVRGAPLIGVTGAYGLMLALQVDPSDDSLAAAFDQLNATRPTAVNLRWALERVRDRVAPLPPAERAQAAQVEAGAIADEDVAMCEAIGEHGLELFQELAAARPGQTLNVLTHCNAGWLATVDWGTALAPIYKAHRAGLDIHVWVDETRPRNQGASLTAYELGREGVPHTVIVDNAGGHLMQHGQVDAVIVGTDRTTRRGDVCNKIGTYLKALAARDNNIPFYVALPASTIDWSIDDGVAEIPIEARSPEEVTHIQGRSPEGAITTVQLSPDGSPGFNPAFDVTPARLVTALITERGVVAASAAGLQELYGDV
- a CDS encoding DUF1543 domain-containing protein, producing MTPPSPSAPTLFLAVLGGRTASSLIELHDVRFVAGHCIEDTIPELKRQWFGRREGLHLDAYMAVRAIDGWAVSLGREPAAPRPERLWFVNLGAYRPDSLAELHQFGLVVARSSQAAKAAAKRQWLHGALQQHKDDLCAVDDCLALEQLELLGGERWHVQLSPDPEGTSQLQVPDWQGYRPI
- a CDS encoding trans-aconitate 2-methyltransferase; protein product: MDLFQRQWATYRAVLDHDLMEHQAMSLACGQVLRQVCATAKAPSLVDLGCGDLGLLAPLLLTLPLGHYTGLDLCAEVLPLAQAALSQAPFPRSWMAEDLLSWANAPQAEAVEVIHSSYAVHHLQQDQDKANWLRGCRRRITPGGRLIWVDVFREAGESREAYLARYGGRVEGWNALRPDQRQAVLAHIQRFDYPAERGVIEGIAQEAGWSWQWTWEGHHAAEAMAVLSPA